The genomic region TCAACGAAGCCCGAAGCAATGCAGTGGGGGAGGTAGCTTATGCCCAGACCAGAGATCGTGAGACCGACCAAGGCAACCAGGCTATTGCTGGGGATCAAACTCACCGGTTTCAGGTTCTGGGTAGAAAGCCACTCCTCCATCAATACACCTGAGCCGGACAGGTTGCCTTGGGCCAATAGGGTGAAACGGCTGAGCTCCGTCAACTCTACCTTGCCTTCAGGCGGCGCCAGTGAGGGTGCCGCATACCAGCCATTTAGGACCTCTCCGAGAGGCGACTTGATCACTCCGTTGTGGCTGAATGCGTCAGGTACGACGATGAGATCCAACTGACCATTGATCAGGCTGTCCTTGAGCCGGACGCTAAGCTCAACTTCAGGCTCAACCCTCACCCTCGGGTACTTTTCCGCCATGGTCGCGACGAATCGAGGCAGCCAGGTGAGCGCGCTCAGTTCGGTGATGCCAATGCGTAAATGTCGGCTCAATACCTCGTTGCTCATCAAGCTGCTTTCGAGCACGTCATATTGCAGGAGCACTTTGCGTGCTTGATCTATGACCTCACCTGCCTCGAATGTGATTCTTGCCGCTCGGCCCGACCTGTCAAAAAGCGCGAAGCCAAACCACTCCTCCAGATCTTGAATCTGTCGCGACACCGCAGATTGTGCGATGCCTAATCGCTGGGCGGCGGCTTCGAAGGTACCCAGGTCTACGATCGCTACCAAAGCGCGGAGCTGTTTGAGCGTGGCCATAAAATTACTCATGCGTTTTAGGAATGTTTTTAGTTCATAAAATATCCCTTTGTCTACTTTATTTTAAGCGGTACAAATGAGTCACCGAGCACCCCCGACAAGAAAGCTCGAGCGAAAGAATTTTCAATCTGCTCACATAAATACGAGGGTTCACCATGAAGTTTTCCTCCCTAGGCCCAATTGCGGCACTCGCGCTGCTCGCCGCTTCTTTCAGTGTCGCCGCTCACGCCGATCAGCTTGCTGAAATCAAATCTCGCGGGGCCCTCGTATGTGGGGTTTTAAGTACGCTCGATCCGTTTGGCTATATGGATCCGAACACTCGTGAAGTGGTCGGCTACGATGTCGATTTCTGCAAGGGTGTCGCGAAGCAGTTGGGCGTGAAGCCGGAACTGCGTCAGTTGTCTCTCGATGCTCGTATCCCGGAGCTTAGCCAGGGACGTGTCGATGTACTGGCCGCAGTACTGGGGTACACACCTGCGCGTGCCACCCAGATTGCCTTTTCCGATGCTTATTTTCTTTCTCTGCAGAAACTTGCAGTGCAGCAAGACAGTGGCTTGAACGCGTTGGCAGACCTGAACGATAAGCGGATCAGCTCAATCAAGGGATCCAGTACCCAGAATTTTGTGAAGGCAACCATTCCAGGGGCCAAGATTGTCAGTTACGACGATGCACCTTCAGCCTTTATGGCGCTGACGCAGCGCAAGGTGGATGGGTTTGGATTGACCGAGGCAATGCTTCGTCGATTCATCATCAAGTTGGGACCAGAGGCTACACTGAAAGTTATCGACGCTCCTTTGGGGCAGGAGCAATGGGGGCTCGGAATCAAGAAGGATGAGCCTCAGTTGCTAGCAGCCGTCAATACAGCGCTCAATAAAATGGAAGAGTCGGGCGAGGCCCAGGCGATTTTTGACAAGTGGTTGGGCAAGGACAGCGTCTACCATATGGAGCGCACTTTCAAAGTCGAGCCGATCAAGCCCTGATCTCCTTTAGGTCGCGTAGCCGGGGCGAAAGCCCCGTGCTTGGAGAAGCCCCGTGCCTGATTTTTTCAAGTCTGTCTTATTATTATTCAATGCGCCTTATGGAGAAATTTTACTTCAGGGGATTCTACTCACAACTTGGCTGACATTGTTCAGCTTCGTCCTGGCGGTGATACTCGGAACCTGTCTTGCGATGTTGCGAGTGTCCGGAAACGCATTTTGCGAACGTCTGGTCGCAGCTTACGTTTCCTATCAGCAAAACGTGCCAATGTTGGTTCATATACTGCTTTGGTATTTTGGCGTGTCGAATGTGCTTCCCATGTTCATGCAGGACTCTCTTAACTATTTTGGTTCAGAGTTCATCTATCCTGCTATCGCCATTGGGTTGTGCATGGCTGCCTATTATTCCGAAGATATTCGAAGTGGCTTGCGAGCCATCCCTCATGGCCAGCATGAGGCATCGCGGTCTCTTGGATTGAGTTATTTAAAATCCATGCGCTACGTGGTGATTCCGCAGGCGTTAAGAATATGTGCTCCTCCTTTTATCAATCACACTGTGCTGCTTTTTAAGAACACCAGTTTGGCGATGGCGGTAGGGGCTGCGGAAATGACGTATGCAGTGCGTGATATCGAAAATCAGACCTTTCTCACCTTTCAAGCGTATTCCATCGCAACCTTGTTTTATTTGGTGGTGTCGCTGGCCCTGATGGCGTTGGGAAGCTATGTCGCTCATCGCACCCGCATTCCGACGAGGTAGGTATGTTCGAAATTATTGCGAATAACTGGCAACAGCTATTGGTCGGGCAATATCCTCAAGGGCCATTGGGCGGCCTGGCACTGACGATGATACTGTCAGTCCTCGGGCTCGTCATCGCGTTCCCACTGAGTGTGGTGTTGGCGTTCTGTCGGATATCACCCTACAAGATGCTCAATATCCCTGCGACGGTCCTGGTTTATGTCGTCCGCGGGTTACCGTTGGTTATGCTTGTGTTCTGGAGCTATTTTCTTGTTCCTGTGTTGGTAGGCCAAAGTGTAAGTGGATTCACTGCATTAATTTGTACATTAGTGATTTACGAGGCCGCCTACCTTTCTGAAGTGGTCAGGGCGGGGATTCAATCCATTCCGGAGGGGCAGGTCGAGGCCGCACGTTCGCTGGGTATGAGTTACAGGAAGACAATGTTCAAAGTTGTTCTTCCTCAAGCATTGTATAACATGGTTCCCAGTTTAATCAGTCAGTTCGTTTCTCTCATCAAAGAGACTTCGATTGGGTATGTTATCAGCGTTCAGGAAATCACATTCTCGGCCAATCAAATCAATACTCAGTTGCTCACGAAGCCATTTGAGGTTTTTGCAATCCTAGCGCTTACCTATTACATCCTGTGCTTCTGTTTGACACAGCTTGCAAAATGGGCTGAACGCCGGACGACGCAAAAACGTTTAGGTTTAAGATCTCCGAAGGGGGGTGAATTAAATGATCAAATTCTCGAAAGTCAATAAGTGGTATGGCGAATATCAGGCCCTTGTCGAGGTGACCGCCGCAGTTGCGCAGGGTGAGGTTGTCGTTGTATGTGGTCCCTCGGGTTCGGGTAAGTCGACACTGATCAGAACGGTTAATCGATTAGAAGAGATCCAAAAAGGCAGCATTCATTTAAATGGACAAGATATACATGCCGAAGGCTTGGACCTTAATGCCTTTCGGACCCAAGTCGGCTTTGTGTTCCAGCAATTCAACCTGTTTCCGCACTTATCGGTCGTGGAGAATATTTGCCTGGCTCCATTAACGGTGCGTCATCAAAGCAAAGCAGAGACTAAGTCGAAAGCCATGTCGCTTTTGGAGCGTGTGGGCTTGGCTCATAAGGCTGAGGCTTACCCACAACAACTTTCTGGCGGACAACAACAACGTGTCGCCATTGCCAGGGCGCTGGCAATGGATCCCCCTGTGATGTTGTTCGATGAGCCTACCAGTGCGCTCGATCCGGAAATGGTAGGGGAGGTATTGGCCGTGATGAAGGAGTTGGCCAGGGATGGGATGACCATGGTGTGCGTAACCCACGAGATGAATTTCGCCCGTGAGGTTGCAGATCGAATCTGGTTCATGGACAAGGGAGCGATTTTGGAGGAGGCGAAGCCTGCTGTGTTCTTCTCAGCGCCTGAACACCCGCGTGCGCAGGCTTTCATTTCGGACTTGCGTAACCACTGAGAGTCATCCAATGAGCGTCACAAGTGATTCAGATGGGCGAGATGTCGTGGTTGTAGGCGCGGGTATTGTTGGGTTGTCCATCGCCCTTAGACTTCAACTTGAAGGATGTCGAGTTACAATAATTGACCATAACGAACCCATGACCGGCTGTTCTGCGGGGAATGCCGGTTACTTTTCTGAAGCGAATATATTTCCGCCGGCAACGCCGGATCTCCTTCTTCAATTGCCTCGGCTGCTGTTCTCGAAAGAAGGGCCTCTGGTGATCAAGCCGGCTTATCTGGGGCGCATGATCCCTTGGTCAATGCGCGCGGTGAGCGTGTTGAAACCCGCGCCCTATGCGAAGGTGATGAACGCGCTTTCGAGCTTGATCATCCGTTCTCAGGACAGTATCAACGAGCTCGCCAGTGCTACGGGTGCTGCTCATCTCATTACCCGTAACGGCGGACTGCATGTATACCGCTCTGAGGACGCACTCAAGGCAAAGCTCAAGGCGCTGCCCAATTGGGAAAACCAGGGTGTTACGGTCGAAGTTCTGGATGGTCCGCAGGTGCGCGCCTTGGAGCCTGCTCTTGCGAGCAATGTCATCGGCGGCCTTTATTTTCCTCGATCGGGTCGGTGCAGCGATCCCAAGGAGCTTGGACTTCACTATTTCAGGTATTTGATCGAGAAGGGCGCGAAGTTCCTGCGGTCCACCTATCTCGGCGTGGAAAGGGACATGAATGGCATGCTTGAGGTTGTGCTGTCGGGACGGCGACTGACGGCCGCCAAGGTCATTATTTCTACCGGACATGCCGCTGACAAACTGCTACAGGGATTTGGTTACAAGTCCGCTCTGGTTGCTGAGCGCGGATATCATCTGATGTTGGCTGATCCAGGCGTGAGCCTGAGCCGCCCAATTGTATTTGGAGAGGCGTATTTTGCCGCTACGCCGATGGACAGAGGGCTTCGCTTCGCGGGTACAGCTGAATTCTGCCGTCCGGATGCACCGCCGGACATGCAGCGATCATACATGCTTCAACAGTTGGCGAAGCAATACCTCCCCAGTCTTACCTGTGCCGCGGGACAACCGTGGATGGGCGTACGGCCCTCGCTGCCGGATGGCCTGCCAGCGATAGGCCAAGTGGCTGGGCAGCCGGGTCTTTTCTACGCCTTTGGTCACGCACACAACGGGCTGACGACATCCGCCGTCACTGCGCAATGCGTAGCGTCTCTTGTGCTGGGCCACCAGCCGCCTGTTGATCTCAGGCCTTTCGACTATAACCGCTTCGGCCATTCAGCTTTTTAGGATATTTATAAATGCCCATCATCGAACGTTTCGAGCAGAACTCTATTAATGCGCGGGTCGTGCGCGCCAACGGCTTTGTTTTTGTTGGCGGTCAGACTCCAGACGATCTCACCCAGGATATCGCGGGCCAAACGGTCCAAGTACTTAAAAAAATCGACCATTATCTTAAGTCAGTAGGCCTGGATAACACCCGGATCGTATCGGCTCAGGTATGGGTCAAGGATATCGCTCGCGACTTTGACGCAATGAACGCGGTTTGGGCGGCATGGGTACCACAGGGACACGTACCTGCACGGGCAACGGTTGAAGCGAACTTGCGGTATGAGGATATGCTGGTTGAGATAGCGGTCACCGCGGTTTGATCCTTATTGTTTTTCGCCGCAAAGCGCTTTGAAGGGCAAAGCGCTCCTTGACTGTGCTAGTTGTGCTACAGGCCTTTTCGTTCGGTGAGCGATTGGAGTGTCCAACCATTCGCCTGCAGGCAATGCTTGACCGCAGCGGCCATCTCTAAGGCCTCTGATGAGTCGCCGTGCACACAAATGCTATCGATTTTTACCGGCAGACGGGTCCCGGTTACCGTGGTGATATGATTCGTCTCGATCATGTCCAGTACCCGCCGCGCCGCGATCTCCGGATCATGTATTACTGCGCCAGGCAGCTTGCGAGACAGAAGGTACCCACTTTCGTCATAAGCACGATCCGCAAAGATTTCCCGCGCCACCCTCAGGCCTGCTCGTTCGGCCACACGCTCCGTGAGGCTATAGGGCGGGATGACGAAGATCATGTCAGGATCCACTGCTTTTACGGCGTTGACGATCGCTTGGGAAAGTCCTTCGTCCACCGCCGCCATGTTTCCAAGCGCTCCATGCGCTTTGAAGTGTGTCACCCGGCCGCCATGAAGCTTGGTGACAGCCTGCAGAGCACCTATTTGATAGGCGACGATCTGCTCGATGTCTGCGGGCGATTGCCCAGGTATCTGGCGGCGACCAAAGCCCCATAAATCCATAAAGCCTGGATGCGCGCCGATGCCGACGTTTTCCTTTAAGGCCTTGGTGACGGTGTCTCTCATTACGAGAGGGTCACCTGCGTGAAAACCGCATGCCACATTGGCGGATGTCACGATTTCCAAAAGCGCGGCATCGTTTCCCATGGTGTACGGGCCATAGCTTTCCCCCATGTCGGAATTCAAATCGATGAACTTCATTCAATCGCTCCTTGGCAACGCAGTTTGAATAAGGCTGCGCCGTAATCAACGGTCGTGCCTGGTTTCACCAGTACCTCTTGAATCACCCCATCGGAATGGCTGATGACGGGAAAAAGCAGGAATCCAATTTGGATGAAACCTACCGTTTCCCCGGCCGTAATAGTGCGTTCTTGACCGTATACGTCATAGCGCCTCGCCGGATGAAAAGGTAGAAAGCTCCCGATTCCTGGACTCTCAATCACAGGGGAGGGCGCCGCTGCCGGGAGCAGCAGTCGCGCTGATTGTGTGGTTGCGGTTACCGGCAACGTCTGCCGAGGGGAAATTGCCTTTTTGACGAGCCGAACGCTGAGCGTCGCGCTATCCAGTTCGAGTTCCTCAAAGTGGCTGGCGGCAAACGCACGGCAAAGTTCGCTGATTTCCGTAAAACTCATGGACACATGACCCCTCGAAGCGTTGAAAGCCTGTCGAAGTAGTCTTGTTCATCTGCTTCCGCTTCGGCAGCCTCTTCAATCGAGCAATGTCGAAATTGTATGATCTTGCCCGGCGCGAATTGCGCGATAAGCCTCAGGTCGCTTGAAATCACCGAACCTAACCGTGGATATCCGCCAGTAGTCTGTGCATCAGCAAGCAGTACGATGGGTTGTCCACTCGGTGGTAACTGGATCAAACCCGGCAGGACACCATAGGAAAGCAGCTCAATATGACTGGCAAACTGAATCATCGGTCCTTCCAGTCGGAAACCTATCCTGCTGCTTTGCCTGGATATGGTCCAGTCTGCCTCGCAGAAGGAACGCACATGCGCCTGGGACAATTGGTCCATTTCAAATCCCGGTACAAACCTGATGACGTTACTGTCAGGTATACCTGGTGGTGAGGCGCCAAAACTGTAGTGTGTCTCAGATGATCGGTCGCTTCGTATGGCGAGCCGGTCACCGGCTCTAAGTGTCCGGCCGTGATGCCCGCCGAATCCGCCTTTCAGATCAGTGCTGGCGGATTCCAATACTGTCTCAACATCGAGCCGGCCAGCGAAAGTGAGGTATCCGATACCACCGTCGGGACCAGATTCAATTCGCAGTATTTGTCCCGTATGACCAGTGGTTCTCCACCAGGGGGGAAGTTCTTTGCCATCCAGCAGGGCCTTGCCAGTTGTGCCCGTCACGGCAAATGCCTGAGTCGTCAGAAAACGTATCTCGATAGGGAATATCAGTACCTCAATGGCTGGTCTGTTGGCCTCATTTCCCAACAGTGCGTTTCCCACCTGCAAGGCGAGGGCGTCAAGCGCACCTGAAGAACCCACCCCCAGTTTCCGATGACCAAATCGTCCTAGATCTTGCACGCTACACCCAGGCATGCACTTCAAAATTTCGATCATGCTGTGACACCCAGGATTTCAAACCTCACCGTATCGCCCGGAGCAAGCAGCGCCGGAGGCGTGATACGGTGATCGAAGAACACCGTATCGGTCGTGCCTATCAAATTCCAACCGCTAGGCAAGGTGGCCGCAGTGACCCCGGCCTGGCTGCCACCTATGGCCACAGTGCCCTTGCTGACACTGGCTCTTGGCTCCGCGCGACGGGGTATATGCAGTTGCGGATCTAACCCGCCCAGATAAGCAAAACCTGGATGAGCCCCCAGGCAAAAGACGGTGTACTCGGCCATTGCGTGGCGCTTAACGAATGCGTCGATCGGCAGGCCCGCATAATGTGCTGCTTGAGCGAGATCAGCTCCGCCGTCACCGCCATAATGGACACCGATAGTAACGGTAGAGGTGATTCGTGCCTGGCTTTGCTCTGCACATTGGTCCCAAAGCTCTGATAGCAGTGGAAAGGCGTTTTCCCTTGCGCCTACGGAGTCAAGGATCAGCAGCAGGTTGTTCATACCTGGCACTGTTTCGACCAAGCCTGGGAGGCAGCGGCAGGCTGTGTCTAAAGACCAGTAGATCCTCTGCATCCCGATAGAAGCCTGACCTTGTTGGGACTCGATCAGAATCCCTCGCGTGCCCATGCGGTGATATTTTGGAGCGTTCATCGTGCCTCGCGTTGAGCGCCAGATCTGAGCTGAGCAATCACCTGATCGCCTCATCGGCGATGCGGTCTGGCGACTTGCTTTAGAGAGACGCGGTAGTTGATTTCATGACCGAGATGCAACCCACGGCGCTAGCCGAGGCTTGCCAAGCGGCTTGCTCATGAACTGATATGTTCCAGCGGTTGTTTGCGGGTTTCTTTCCCGACAAACGCGATGATTAAAGCGAAAGCCAAAAGCACCGCGCCCACTATTCCAATCACCAGCCTAATGCCTCCCGCCGCGAATATCGCGGGGATCGCAAAGGGGATCATTGTCGCCACTAGCCTTGCGACGGCACTGCACGTGCCGGTTCCTCGCATCCGAAGCCGGGTTGGGAAAAGTTCGGACAAGTAGATGGCTTGCCCTACGACAACGACGGTATAAATCGACGATATGAGAAGGAAACCTACGCCGATCAGAGTGGCTTCATCCGTCAAAGATACGTAGACGGCAGCTAAAACAGCCGCGCAAATGGCCGCGCAGACGAGGATGGGTTTTCTACCCACCCGGTCCACCAAAAGTAGAGCGATTAAGCCTCCTACGGGCCCGCCAAAACTCATGATTGTGTTCCACTGCAGCGACTTCACGATGCCAAGCCCCTGCTGAACAAAGAACGAAGGCAACCAACTGACGAGACCGTACAGGCAAATTTGGATAGTGATCATGATGGATATGCCCACCACCATCTTGGAGCGTTGACCTCTTTGGAAGAGATCCCCGATGGCTGCAGTCTCGATGGCCGCAGCCGGCCCGGTGGGATGTGAAGGAGCGAGAGGGGCAACGTTCATCGATTTTTCCACCGAGGAGACAATTGCATCCGCTTCGTCAAATCTGCCTTTGGATGCGAGCCAGCGTGGAGATTCCGGCATGGACTTTCGCAGTCCCCAGATGATCAGCGCTGCGACGCCCGCTATGCCGAACATCCACCGCCAACCCAGGTTTGGTATGACCCACAGCGCACAGGCACCAGCGACGAACAAGGCGGACTGGGCAATAAAAGACAAGAATGCAACGAGTCGGCCGCGCTTCGCAGGCGGAACGAACTCGCTCAATGTGGCAAACCCCAGAACCAGTTCGCCCCCCAAGCCTATACCCATCAGAAAACGCAAGCCGATCAAGACGTACATGTTTGGAGAGAACGCGGCGGCTAAGGATGCAAGGCCGAAAATCGCCAAATTGATCTGGTAGCAATAGCGCCGGCCAATCCGATCACCAAGGATGCCGGAGGTCCAAGCACCAATAATAAATCCCATGAAGGTCGCTGAGATAAACCAAGCATTCAGCTGCGTGGTGCTCCACTGTTCAGCTAGAAGTGCTCCCAGCACGCTGCCCGCCAAGGCGAGTTCAAAGGAGTCGAGAAACAAGCCCGCGCCGATCATGAAAATCAGCCGGTAGTGAAAACGCCCGACCGGGAGTCGATCCAGTCTGCTGGCAATACTGAGCTCGGAATGCTTCATGCGCTTACTCGTCAATGAGTGGTTGGGCTTTGCTTAGCGATCGCCCGGTTGCGGCAGAGGATTCAGGTTTTGATGTGTTGAGTTGGTCGCAGCAGCGCGGGTCTCAACGAGCGGTGTTCGATGCTGGTGGTGCATCTTTGCCCTCCCAGTGTTTGTTGTTTTGTGGATAGTACGATGGGGTCGTGAGTCATTTAAGCGATATTTAGTGATCGCTCAAATTCACTTTTTTTCATGTTTTGGTGCGGCTGCGCTGTTGCCATTGGATTGTGGTGCTGTTCGTGGCGAGCAAGCGTTTTGCTCATTCAGAAGGGCTCGGCATTGCGGGATCGGAACTTTAGAGATAGTTTCGATGCTCGTATCTTTACTTTTATTCATGAGGTTTTTCAGTGATCACGTTCAAGCAGCTCGAGGCCATTTACTGGATTGTCGAGTTAGGTAGCTTCGAATCTGCGTCGACGAAGCTGAACATGTCTCAGTCGGCAATTTCCAAACGAATACAGGAGATGGAGGAGGCCTTTGATACTCCCATTTTTGACCGAACGAAACGCAGTGCGCGACTGACCGAAAAGGGGACGGAGCTTTTCGAGTACGCGGCCGAAATGCTCCGTCAACGCGACTATCTTTTGGAGCGAATCAGCTCCAAACAGGTTCTGGTCAGACGTTTCAGGCTTGGCGTAACGGAACTGACGGCGCTGACCTGGCTGCCGGCGCTGATCGAGAGTATTCGAGATGCGTATCCCATGGTCGCCCTGGAGCCATCTGTCGAACTTAGCTCGGAACTGTTCAAGAAGTTGGAGGCAGATCAACTCGACCTCATCATCATCCCGGACGTTTTCAGCGATGCGAGATTTGTCTCGACACCGCTCAAAACGGTAGAAAATGCTTGGATGAGTGCTCCGCACCTCTTCGATCGTCCCTGCCCAGTCGATCTACAGGAGTTGGCTTCATTTACTGTGCTGACGCAGGGAGGGAGTTCAGGAACGGGGCTGATCTATGATCGATGGTTTGCACAGCATAATGTGCGCTTTAATCGCGCTATCACCAGTAACTATCTGGTCGCCCAGGTGGGGCTCACGCTGTCAGGGCTCGGTATCAGCTATCTCCCCAAGGAATGCTTGGCCCCGCTATTGGAGCAAGGCCTGCTCAGGGTGATCGAGACGCGGCCAGGGCTGCCACAAGTGCGTTACGCAGCGTTGCACCGTGCTGACCGATTACTGGGGCTAAGCGTGGAGGTGGCGCGACTGGCCGCGCAAACCTGTGATTTCGGGACAATGCTTCTGCAGGGGCGCCACTCAGCCGTGGGTTGATAGCCGCGCGTGCGCTGCCTGTCCTTCGACTCGCCATATAAGAAGGAACGAGGCTTTCTCTCTAAACTGATGCAACGTTTCATCACTCTAGGCGATCTTTTTTGATC from Pseudomonas asplenii harbors:
- a CDS encoding LysR family transcriptional regulator, with protein sequence MITFKQLEAIYWIVELGSFESASTKLNMSQSAISKRIQEMEEAFDTPIFDRTKRSARLTEKGTELFEYAAEMLRQRDYLLERISSKQVLVRRFRLGVTELTALTWLPALIESIRDAYPMVALEPSVELSSELFKKLEADQLDLIIIPDVFSDARFVSTPLKTVENAWMSAPHLFDRPCPVDLQELASFTVLTQGGSSGTGLIYDRWFAQHNVRFNRAITSNYLVAQVGLTLSGLGISYLPKECLAPLLEQGLLRVIETRPGLPQVRYAALHRADRLLGLSVEVARLAAQTCDFGTMLLQGRHSAVG
- a CDS encoding ABC transporter substrate-binding protein, with the protein product MKFSSLGPIAALALLAASFSVAAHADQLAEIKSRGALVCGVLSTLDPFGYMDPNTREVVGYDVDFCKGVAKQLGVKPELRQLSLDARIPELSQGRVDVLAAVLGYTPARATQIAFSDAYFLSLQKLAVQQDSGLNALADLNDKRISSIKGSSTQNFVKATIPGAKIVSYDDAPSAFMALTQRKVDGFGLTEAMLRRFIIKLGPEATLKVIDAPLGQEQWGLGIKKDEPQLLAAVNTALNKMEESGEAQAIFDKWLGKDSVYHMERTFKVEPIKP
- a CDS encoding NAD(P)/FAD-dependent oxidoreductase encodes the protein MSVTSDSDGRDVVVVGAGIVGLSIALRLQLEGCRVTIIDHNEPMTGCSAGNAGYFSEANIFPPATPDLLLQLPRLLFSKEGPLVIKPAYLGRMIPWSMRAVSVLKPAPYAKVMNALSSLIIRSQDSINELASATGAAHLITRNGGLHVYRSEDALKAKLKALPNWENQGVTVEVLDGPQVRALEPALASNVIGGLYFPRSGRCSDPKELGLHYFRYLIEKGAKFLRSTYLGVERDMNGMLEVVLSGRRLTAAKVIISTGHAADKLLQGFGYKSALVAERGYHLMLADPGVSLSRPIVFGEAYFAATPMDRGLRFAGTAEFCRPDAPPDMQRSYMLQQLAKQYLPSLTCAAGQPWMGVRPSLPDGLPAIGQVAGQPGLFYAFGHAHNGLTTSAVTAQCVASLVLGHQPPVDLRPFDYNRFGHSAF
- a CDS encoding amino acid ABC transporter ATP-binding protein; the encoded protein is MIKFSKVNKWYGEYQALVEVTAAVAQGEVVVVCGPSGSGKSTLIRTVNRLEEIQKGSIHLNGQDIHAEGLDLNAFRTQVGFVFQQFNLFPHLSVVENICLAPLTVRHQSKAETKSKAMSLLERVGLAHKAEAYPQQLSGGQQQRVAIARALAMDPPVMLFDEPTSALDPEMVGEVLAVMKELARDGMTMVCVTHEMNFAREVADRIWFMDKGAILEEAKPAVFFSAPEHPRAQAFISDLRNH
- a CDS encoding LysR family transcriptional regulator — translated: MATLKQLRALVAIVDLGTFEAAAQRLGIAQSAVSRQIQDLEEWFGFALFDRSGRAARITFEAGEVIDQARKVLLQYDVLESSLMSNEVLSRHLRIGITELSALTWLPRFVATMAEKYPRVRVEPEVELSVRLKDSLINGQLDLIVVPDAFSHNGVIKSPLGEVLNGWYAAPSLAPPEGKVELTELSRFTLLAQGNLSGSGVLMEEWLSTQNLKPVSLIPSNSLVALVGLTISGLGISYLPHCIASGFVDAGRLCEIQTVPSLPTVNYVALVRADTYSPFYRAVVQIAKVTCQFTEAFMGATAGPAQKGNQ
- a CDS encoding RidA family protein — its product is MPIIERFEQNSINARVVRANGFVFVGGQTPDDLTQDIAGQTVQVLKKIDHYLKSVGLDNTRIVSAQVWVKDIARDFDAMNAVWAAWVPQGHVPARATVEANLRYEDMLVEIAVTAV
- a CDS encoding acetyl-CoA carboxylase biotin carboxyl carrier protein translates to MSFTEISELCRAFAASHFEELELDSATLSVRLVKKAISPRQTLPVTATTQSARLLLPAAAPSPVIESPGIGSFLPFHPARRYDVYGQERTITAGETVGFIQIGFLLFPVISHSDGVIQEVLVKPGTTVDYGAALFKLRCQGAIE
- a CDS encoding amino acid ABC transporter permease is translated as MFEIIANNWQQLLVGQYPQGPLGGLALTMILSVLGLVIAFPLSVVLAFCRISPYKMLNIPATVLVYVVRGLPLVMLVFWSYFLVPVLVGQSVSGFTALICTLVIYEAAYLSEVVRAGIQSIPEGQVEAARSLGMSYRKTMFKVVLPQALYNMVPSLISQFVSLIKETSIGYVISVQEITFSANQINTQLLTKPFEVFAILALTYYILCFCLTQLAKWAERRTTQKRLGLRSPKGGELNDQILESQ
- a CDS encoding amino acid ABC transporter permease: MPDFFKSVLLLFNAPYGEILLQGILLTTWLTLFSFVLAVILGTCLAMLRVSGNAFCERLVAAYVSYQQNVPMLVHILLWYFGVSNVLPMFMQDSLNYFGSEFIYPAIAIGLCMAAYYSEDIRSGLRAIPHGQHEASRSLGLSYLKSMRYVVIPQALRICAPPFINHTVLLFKNTSLAMAVGAAEMTYAVRDIENQTFLTFQAYSIATLFYLVVSLALMALGSYVAHRTRIPTR
- a CDS encoding LamB/YcsF family protein, encoding MKFIDLNSDMGESYGPYTMGNDAALLEIVTSANVACGFHAGDPLVMRDTVTKALKENVGIGAHPGFMDLWGFGRRQIPGQSPADIEQIVAYQIGALQAVTKLHGGRVTHFKAHGALGNMAAVDEGLSQAIVNAVKAVDPDMIFVIPPYSLTERVAERAGLRVAREIFADRAYDESGYLLSRKLPGAVIHDPEIAARRVLDMIETNHITTVTGTRLPVKIDSICVHGDSSEALEMAAAVKHCLQANGWTLQSLTERKGL
- a CDS encoding MFS transporter, translated to MKHSELSIASRLDRLPVGRFHYRLIFMIGAGLFLDSFELALAGSVLGALLAEQWSTTQLNAWFISATFMGFIIGAWTSGILGDRIGRRYCYQINLAIFGLASLAAAFSPNMYVLIGLRFLMGIGLGGELVLGFATLSEFVPPAKRGRLVAFLSFIAQSALFVAGACALWVIPNLGWRWMFGIAGVAALIIWGLRKSMPESPRWLASKGRFDEADAIVSSVEKSMNVAPLAPSHPTGPAAAIETAAIGDLFQRGQRSKMVVGISIMITIQICLYGLVSWLPSFFVQQGLGIVKSLQWNTIMSFGGPVGGLIALLLVDRVGRKPILVCAAICAAVLAAVYVSLTDEATLIGVGFLLISSIYTVVVVGQAIYLSELFPTRLRMRGTGTCSAVARLVATMIPFAIPAIFAAGGIRLVIGIVGAVLLAFALIIAFVGKETRKQPLEHISS
- a CDS encoding 5-oxoprolinase subunit C family protein; the protein is MIEILKCMPGCSVQDLGRFGHRKLGVGSSGALDALALQVGNALLGNEANRPAIEVLIFPIEIRFLTTQAFAVTGTTGKALLDGKELPPWWRTTGHTGQILRIESGPDGGIGYLTFAGRLDVETVLESASTDLKGGFGGHHGRTLRAGDRLAIRSDRSSETHYSFGASPPGIPDSNVIRFVPGFEMDQLSQAHVRSFCEADWTISRQSSRIGFRLEGPMIQFASHIELLSYGVLPGLIQLPPSGQPIVLLADAQTTGGYPRLGSVISSDLRLIAQFAPGKIIQFRHCSIEEAAEAEADEQDYFDRLSTLRGVMCP
- the pxpB gene encoding 5-oxoprolinase subunit PxpB, translating into MRRSGDCSAQIWRSTRGTMNAPKYHRMGTRGILIESQQGQASIGMQRIYWSLDTACRCLPGLVETVPGMNNLLLILDSVGARENAFPLLSELWDQCAEQSQARITSTVTIGVHYGGDGGADLAQAAHYAGLPIDAFVKRHAMAEYTVFCLGAHPGFAYLGGLDPQLHIPRRAEPRASVSKGTVAIGGSQAGVTAATLPSGWNLIGTTDTVFFDHRITPPALLAPGDTVRFEILGVTA